Proteins encoded together in one Porites lutea chromosome 2, jaPorLute2.1, whole genome shotgun sequence window:
- the LOC140926243 gene encoding uncharacterized protein: MSTSGVHSNEPLNILPTEAAKELREFAEKRCLHLAKELKRRRPRLDEPDGTSEAKHHYNSFKEKCAGFLSEPTCKDIKSMLKCAGSYSAKMKKGEQFRMPWNRQKYNTEVESDKQRMENYCQDVIGKREITVNLANNIKKVGLSAAWLAAYSVFGSEDEKMRIIAQLEADFERIHGYVKLVKMNFFRNEGSILSQRSMVISEGEFKNDGDLEQTMTFSFSVTERETRSATHTVNFSYGIGADFSAGFPGVAEINCQLFFDFSDNHSFQQCISRAITKSYEFPVTVPAHHTYIAKAMVQEAEMEVPYELVFDFGGQRRSIRGVWKGVACYNVNYSISPATEPPPPPAPPPPPPPNPAKPSHCNIF, translated from the coding sequence ATGTCAACGTCTGGCGTTCATAGCAATGAACCCCTGAATATACTTCCAACGGAGGCTGCAAAGGAATTAAGAGAGTTCGCTGAAAAACGGTGTCTTCACTTAGCTAAAGAGCTAAAAAGACGCAGACCTAGATTAGACGAACCAGATGGAACGAGCGAAGCTAAACATCACTACAACTCCTTCAAGGAAAAATGCGCAGGGTTTCTATCAGAACCAACTTGTAAAGATATCAAGTCGATGCTCAAGTGTGCCGGATCCTATTCAGCAAAGATGAAGAAAGGAGAGCAATTTCGAATGCCTTGGAATCGCCAAAAATATAACACCGAAGTTGAGAGTGATAAGCAAAGAATGGAAAACTATTGCCAGGATGTCATCGGTAAACGAGAGATAACAGTAAATTTAGCGAATAACATTAAAAAGGTGGGACTATCAGCTGCCTGGTTGGCCGCGTACTCAGTTTTTGGTTCTGAAGACGAGAAAATGCGGATAATCGCTCAACTGGAAGCGGATTTTGAAAGAATACATGGTTACGTCAAACTGGTCAAAATGAACTTCTTCAGGAACGAGGGGAGCATCTTATCACAACGGTCAATGGTCATTTCTGAAGGGGAATTTAAAAACGACGGTGATTTAGAGCAAACAATGACGTTCTCATTTTCAGTAACTGAAAGAGAAACAAGATCCGCTACTCACACTGTCAACTTCAGTTATGGCATCGGGGCGGATTTTAGTGCCGGCTTCCCGGGTGTAGCCGAGATTAATTGTCAACTCTTTTTTGACTTCTCAGACAACCATTCTTTTCAACAATGTATAAGCAGAGCCATAACGAAATCGTACGAATTCCCTGTGACCGTTCCTGCCCATCATACATATATTGCTAAAGCGATGGTACAGGAAGCTGAAATGGAGGTTCCTTACGAGCTAGTGTTCGACTTTGGTGGCCAACGCAGATCAATAAGGGGCGTTTGGAAAGGAGTCGCTTGCTACAATGTTAACTATTCCATTTCGCCCGCCACTGAACCTCCACCACCGCCTGCTCCACCTCCGCCTCCTCCACCAAATCCTGCTAAACCATCtcactgcaacattttttga